The following coding sequences lie in one Cannabis sativa cultivar Pink pepper isolate KNU-18-1 chromosome 5, ASM2916894v1, whole genome shotgun sequence genomic window:
- the LOC115715988 gene encoding peroxisomal acyl-coenzyme A oxidase 1, whose protein sequence is MEGVDHLAHERSKAQFDVDELKIVWAGSRHEFEVSDRIARLVASDPVFRKDNRTMLARKDLFKNTLRKAAHAWKRIIELRLTEEEAKKLRFFVDEPAYTDLHWGMFVPAIQGQGTDEQQAKWLPLAYKMQIIGCYAQTELGHGSNVQGLETTATFDPQADEFIINSPTLTSSKWWPGGLGKISTHAVVYARLITDGQDHGVHGFIVQLRSLEDHLPLPGITVGDIGMKFGSGAYNSMDNGVLRFDHVRIPRDQMLMRVSQVTREGKYMQSNVPRQLVYGTMVFVRKAIVLDASCALSRAVCIATRYSAVRRQFGSQKDGVETQVIDYKTQQHRLFPLLASAYAFRFVGEWLSWLYTDVTQRLQAKDFSTLPEAHACTAGLKSLTTSATADGIEECRKLCGGHGYLSSSGLPELFAVYVPACTYEGDNVVLLLQVARFLMKTVSQLVSGKKPVGTTSYLGRVEHLMQSQPNVHKAEDWLQPSVMVEVFEARATRMSVACAQNLRKFPNQEDGFAELSADLIEAAVAHCQLIVVSKFIEKLQQDIPGKGVKEQMQSLCYIYALSLIHKHLGDFVATGCITPKQASLANEQLRSLYTKVRPNAVALVDAFNYTDHYLSSVLGRYDGNVYQNLYDEAWKDPLNESVVPDGYQEYVRPLLKQQLRNARL, encoded by the exons ATGGAGGGCGTAGATCATCTGGCGCATGAGAGGAGCAAGGCTCAGTTTGATGTTGATGAATTAAAGATCGTCTGGGCTGGTTCTCGCCATGAATTCGAAGTCTCCGATCGGATTGCTCGCCTCGTCGCTTCTGATCCG GTCTTTCGGAAGGATAATAGAACCATGTTAGCTAGGAAAGACTTGttcaaaaatacattgaggaaaGCGGCTCATGCATGGAAGCGGATTATTGAGCTTCGACTCACTG AGGAAGAGGCAAAAAAGTTGAGGTTTTTCGTGGACGAGCCTGCTTATACTGATCTTCATTGG GGAATGTTTGTACCTGCTATTCAAGGACAAGGCACTGACGAGCAGCAGGCTAAATGGTTACCTTTGGCATATAAGATGCAAATAATTGGTTGTTATGCTCAGACTGAACTTGGTCACGGTTCTAATGTTCAAGGACTTGAAACTACTGCCACTTTTGATCCCCAAGCGGATGAGTTCATTATCAATAGTCCAACACTTACTTCAAGCAAG TGGTGGCCTGGAGGATTGGGCAAAATATCTACACATGCTGTTGTTTATGCACGTCTTATTACTGATGGTCAGGACCATGGAGTGCATG GTTTCATTGTCCAACTTAGAAGTTTGGAAGATCATTTGCCTCTTCCAGGCATAACTGTTGGTGATATTGGAATGAAATTTGGTAGTGGAGCATACAATAGTATGGATAATGGGGTATTGAGATTTGATCATGTGCGCATCCCAAGGGATCAAATGTTGATGAG GGTTTCACAGGTGACAAGAGAAGGGAAATATATGCAATCCAATGTTCCGCGGCAGCTAGTTTATGGTACTATGGTATTTGTGCGGAAAGCTATTGTACTTGATGCTTCATGTGCTCTGTCACGGGCAGTTTGTATAGCTACAAGATACAGTGCTGTTCGTAGACAATTTGGCTCACAAAAGGATGGTGTTGAGACCCAG GTGATTGATTACAAAACACAGCAACATAGGCTCTTCCCTCTATTGGCCTCTGCTTATGCTTTCAGATTTGTTGGTGAATGGTTAAGCTGGCTATATACGGACGTGACCCAAAGGTTGCAAGCCAAAGATTTCTCTACATTGCCTGAGGCTCATGCATGCACTGCGGGGTTGAAGTCATTGACTACTTCTGCCACTGCT GATGGTATTGAAGAATGCAGAAAATTATGTGGTGGCCATGGTTACCTGTCTAGCAGTGGGCTTCCTGAGCTATTTGCAGTTTATGTTCCTGCCTGTACATACGAAGGAGACAATGTTGTGCTACTTCTACAG GTTGCAAGGTTTCTCATGAAGACTGTTTCTCAGTTGGTGTCTGGTAAAAAGCCTGTTGGTACCACATCATATTTGGGGCGTGTTGAACATCTCATGCAATCTCAACCAAATGTGCATAAAG CTGAGGATTGGTTACAGCCTAGTGTCATGGTGGAGGTATTTGAAGCAAGAGCCACCAGAATGTCCGTTGCCTGTGCTCAGAACCTTAGAAAGTTTCCAAATCAGGAAGATG GCTTTGCAGAACTCTCAGCTGATTTAATTGAGGCAGCAGTTGCTCATTGTCAATTAATTGTCGTTTCTAA GTTCATTGAGAAATTACAACAAGACATTCCTGGAAAAGGAGTGAAGGAACAGATGCAGAGTCTTTGTTACATTTATGCTCTGTCCCTTATCCACAAACATCTCGGCGATTTTGTTGCCACTGGCTGCATTACACCCAAGCAAGCCTCGCTCGCAAATGAACAACTTCGTTCTTTATATACCAAG GTCCGCCCCAATGCGGTTGCCCTTGTTGATGCATTCAATTACACCGACCACTATCTTAGCTCGGTGCTTGGCCGCTACGACGGTAACGTGTATCAGAACCTGTATGATGAGGCATGGAAGGATCCTCTGAATGAATCAGTTGTGCCTGATGGCTACCAGGAATACGTAAGACCCCTTCTGAAGCAGCAGCTGCGCAATGCCAGACTCTAA